One genomic region from Uloborus diversus isolate 005 chromosome 2, Udiv.v.3.1, whole genome shotgun sequence encodes:
- the LOC129216585 gene encoding uncharacterized protein LOC129216585 encodes MHHLIRALMNLRYDGGIRVVFLPSNVTALCQPMDRGVLQMLKRRYRRRFLKSLLLLSCPKKCRVRKKESKKLVSLLENIPGCGCVSEEAITEWMESDEVHEMTDDDNVEMVVQEEIPEEEEEITENLIPHSEGFKMIEAALEYKSQQEEATLADVIYLCKWRDIASRKRAEKQKQFSIKDFFSK; translated from the exons ATGCACCATCTCATCCGTGCATTGATGAACTTACGATATGATGGTGGCATAAGAGTTGTATTTTTGCCATCCAATGTAACAGCTCTTTGCCAACCAATGGATCGGGGTGTGCTTCAAATGCTAAAGAGAAGGTACCGCCGGCGATTTCTAAAATCCTTGTTGTTATTGTCCTGTCcaaagaagtgcagagtgcgaaag AAAGAAAGCAAAAAGCTCGTTTCATTGCTTGAAAATATACCAGGATGCGGCTGTGTCAGTGAAGAGGCTATCACAGAATGGATGGAAAGTGACGAAGTTCATGAAATGACTGACGATGACAACGTAGAAATGGTTGTACAAGAAGAAATACCAGAAGAAGAGGAGGAGATCACAGAAAATCTCATCCCACACTCAGAAGGATTTAAAATGATTGAGGCAGCTCTTGAGTACAAAAGTCAGCAAGAGGAAGCGACTCTAGCTGATGTAATCTACTTGTGTAAGTGGAGAGACATTGCTTCTCGTAAAAGGGCTGAAAAGCAAAAACAGTTCTCCATCAAGgactttttctcaaaatga